A segment of the Terribacillus aidingensis genome:
CCGACATTTGATAAGAGCTAACCCACTCTCCATCACTCACCAAAAACGTAAGACCCCGAAAGATGTTCATCAATGCTAGTGTTGCTATGATTGGCAGCAATCCGACTTTTGCAATCAGCAATCCGATGACCATTCCGCAGAAAGCACCAATTATGGTGCCTATAAGAAGGCAAAGGAACGGGTTTACAGAAGGATTAGCTGCCACAAGCTGCGCAGTCAGCATACCGGAAAGCGCAATAACAGCTCCTATCGACAAATCGATTCCCCTTGTGATCAGAACGATCATCATGCCAAGCGCGAGGATGACAAGGATTGACGTATTGGTCGCCATGTCAAGGATGTTTTCTCCCGTCAAAAAAGAAGGATTGCGTAACTGTACCCCGATACATAAAATGACGATGAAGAATAACAGTCCGAGCTCCCGGAATTGATAAAACAGTGCCAGCGGATTTTTCTTCTCCAATTCTAAATTCTCTGTTTTGATTTCCATTGTGACCCCTCCTTCTTTAACCGCTTTTCTCCTGTACTTGCTCTTCGCCCATTGCTGCTTCCAAAATCATCTCCTGCGTAATTCCCCTGTTAACGAAGTCGGCTGCAATCCTGCCTTCTTTCATTACTAAGATCCGATCGCTCATACCAAGGATCTCAGGCATTTCAGAAGAAACGAATAGAACCGCATAACCTGCCTCTGCCAGCTGCTGGACAATTTCATATATGGCTGCCTTTGCTCCGATATCGACACCTTTCGTCGGTTCGTCCAGCAAAATCACTTTCAAGTCCTTTGTCAGCAGTTTCGCTACAGCTACCTTCTGCTGATTGCCTCCCGAAAGGGAACTAACCAAGTCAAAGATACTCGTGGCCTTGATATGCACTTTTTCACCGAATTCTTTGGCCTGCTGTTTCTCCTTATCACTGTGGATCCACGTAAAGGTCGATAAATCAGTTAAATTGGCTAGTGTTATATTCTTTTCAATACTCCAATCCACAAGGAGACCTTGATCCAATCGATCTTCTGCCAAGTAGCCGATGCCATTTTTCATAGCTTCCTGGGGATTTCTAATGCGTATCGGACTGCCGCTCAATAAAATTTCTCCCTTATCAAAGGCTGTTATGCCGAATATAGCCTGGCATACTTCTGTTCTCCCAGCCCCAACCAGACCAGTCATACCGAGTATCTCGCCGCTTCTGATAGAGAAGCTGATATCATCGAATTCACCTAGCTTAGACAAGTTCTTCACTTCCAAAACTGTCTCTCCTGCGCTCGTCTTCTTATCAGGGAAAATCTGATTGATTTCCCTGCCGACCATCGCGACAATCAATTTTTCATTCGAAATGTCTTCTACATCCCAAGTGCCGATATAATTGCTGTCGCGCAGCACTGTCACACGGCTGGCGAGTCGATACATATCCTCGAAACGGTGTGAAA
Coding sequences within it:
- a CDS encoding sugar ABC transporter ATP-binding protein; translated protein: MTSEYVLEMKGISKAFPGVKALNDMQFQLKRGEIHALMGENGAGKSTFIKIITGVHQPTEGEILLEGEQVSFQNPKQAQQQGIAAIYQHVTSYPDLSVTENIFMNHEIRHPAWKTLNWREMHKQARQLLRELGSSLDPKAQMNTLSVAQQQIVEIAKAISTKAKIIIMDEPTAALTARESEELYRITEKLRDEGTSVIFISHRFEDMYRLASRVTVLRDSNYIGTWDVEDISNEKLIVAMVGREINQIFPDKKTSAGETVLEVKNLSKLGEFDDISFSIRSGEILGMTGLVGAGRTEVCQAIFGITAFDKGEILLSGSPIRIRNPQEAMKNGIGYLAEDRLDQGLLVDWSIEKNITLANLTDLSTFTWIHSDKEKQQAKEFGEKVHIKATSIFDLVSSLSGGNQQKVAVAKLLTKDLKVILLDEPTKGVDIGAKAAIYEIVQQLAEAGYAVLFVSSEMPEILGMSDRILVMKEGRIAADFVNRGITQEMILEAAMGEEQVQEKSG